The following proteins come from a genomic window of Nicotiana tomentosiformis chromosome 12, ASM39032v3, whole genome shotgun sequence:
- the LOC104107175 gene encoding cyclin-D4-2-like isoform X1, which translates to MAANMNSAISSLLCAEDNNIIFGNDNNDDVGKWYLKNNQSSKQNHSFFGEENFLAVMQLQSEECVDLMIEKENQHMPCGDYLDKLRNGKLDIEIREQILDLIGKVHSHFNFGPLCLYLSVNYLDRFLSAYDLPKGKAWMIQLLAIACLSLAAKMEETIVPLSLDLQIKEAKFVFEARTIQRMELHVLSTLKWRMHAITPFTFIDYFIKKINGDQTASRSLITKAVKVILRTLKGIHFLEFKHSEIAAAVAISVVVKTETMDIEKALSALVKQVQKDRVKKCVELIQESSLLSDFDKGLTPFVPQSPIGVLDAKCLSYRSDDSGAESCANSTPNSPDTKRRKMNRTYAVDIKEWINE; encoded by the exons ATGGCAGCCAATATGAATTCTGCAATTTCTAGCCTCCTTTGTGCAGAAGATAACAATATCATTTTTGGCAATGACAATAACGATGATGTTGGAAAATGGTATCTTAAGAATAATCAAAGCAGTAAGCAAAACCATAGTTTTTTTGGGGAAGAGAATTTTTTGGCTGTTATGCAATTACAGAGTGAAGAGTGTGTGGATTTGATGATTGAGAAAGAGAATCAACATATGCCTTGTGGTGATTACCTTGACAAGTTGAGAAATGGGAAGTTGGATATTGAGATTAGAGAGCAGATTCTTGATTTGATTGGCAAG GTTCATTCACATTTCAATTTTGGGCCACTCTGTTTATATTTATCTGTGAACTACCTTGATAGGTTTCTTTCTGCCTATGATTTACCT AAGGGAAAAGCATGGATGATTCAGCTATTGGCTATAGCCTGTTTGTCTCTGGCAGCTAAAATGGAAGAGACTATAGTTCCTCTATCTCTAGATCTACAG ATAAAGGAAGCAAAATTTGTATTTGAAGCAAGAACCATACAAAGAATGGAGCTTCATGTATTAAGCACATTGAAATGGAGAATGCATGCAATCACTCCATTCACATTCATTGATTATTTCATTAAGAAGATAAATGGTGATCAAACTGCTTCAAGATCTTTAATCACTAAAGCAGTAAAAGTTATATTAAGAACACTTAAAG GAATTCACTTCTTAGAATTCAAGCACTCTGAGATTGCAGCAGCAGTAGCAATCTCTGTTGTGGTGAAAACTGAGACAATGGACATTGAGAAAGCATTATCTGCTTTAGTGAAGCAAGTACAAAAG GATAGAGTAAAGAAGTGTGTTGAATTGATTCAAGAATCATCTTTGCTAAGTGATTTTGATAAAGGTTTAACCCCTTTTGTTCCTCAAAGTCCAATTGGTGTGTTGGATGCTAAATGCCTAAGTTACAGAAGTGATGATTCAGGAGCTGAGTCATGTGCAAATTCCACACCTAATAGCCCAGATACTAAGAGGAGAAAGATGAATAGAACCTATGCAGTGGACATAAAGGAATGGATAAATGAGTGA
- the LOC104107175 gene encoding cyclin-D4-2-like isoform X2, which yields MAANMNSAISSLLCAEDNNIIFGNDNNDDVGKWYLKNNQSSKQNHSFFGEENFLAVMQLQSEECVDLMIEKENQHMPCGDYLDKLRNGKLDIEIREQILDLIGKVHSHFNFGPLCLYLSVNYLDRFLSAYDLPGKAWMIQLLAIACLSLAAKMEETIVPLSLDLQIKEAKFVFEARTIQRMELHVLSTLKWRMHAITPFTFIDYFIKKINGDQTASRSLITKAVKVILRTLKGIHFLEFKHSEIAAAVAISVVVKTETMDIEKALSALVKQVQKDRVKKCVELIQESSLLSDFDKGLTPFVPQSPIGVLDAKCLSYRSDDSGAESCANSTPNSPDTKRRKMNRTYAVDIKEWINE from the exons ATGGCAGCCAATATGAATTCTGCAATTTCTAGCCTCCTTTGTGCAGAAGATAACAATATCATTTTTGGCAATGACAATAACGATGATGTTGGAAAATGGTATCTTAAGAATAATCAAAGCAGTAAGCAAAACCATAGTTTTTTTGGGGAAGAGAATTTTTTGGCTGTTATGCAATTACAGAGTGAAGAGTGTGTGGATTTGATGATTGAGAAAGAGAATCAACATATGCCTTGTGGTGATTACCTTGACAAGTTGAGAAATGGGAAGTTGGATATTGAGATTAGAGAGCAGATTCTTGATTTGATTGGCAAG GTTCATTCACATTTCAATTTTGGGCCACTCTGTTTATATTTATCTGTGAACTACCTTGATAGGTTTCTTTCTGCCTATGATTTACCT GGAAAAGCATGGATGATTCAGCTATTGGCTATAGCCTGTTTGTCTCTGGCAGCTAAAATGGAAGAGACTATAGTTCCTCTATCTCTAGATCTACAG ATAAAGGAAGCAAAATTTGTATTTGAAGCAAGAACCATACAAAGAATGGAGCTTCATGTATTAAGCACATTGAAATGGAGAATGCATGCAATCACTCCATTCACATTCATTGATTATTTCATTAAGAAGATAAATGGTGATCAAACTGCTTCAAGATCTTTAATCACTAAAGCAGTAAAAGTTATATTAAGAACACTTAAAG GAATTCACTTCTTAGAATTCAAGCACTCTGAGATTGCAGCAGCAGTAGCAATCTCTGTTGTGGTGAAAACTGAGACAATGGACATTGAGAAAGCATTATCTGCTTTAGTGAAGCAAGTACAAAAG GATAGAGTAAAGAAGTGTGTTGAATTGATTCAAGAATCATCTTTGCTAAGTGATTTTGATAAAGGTTTAACCCCTTTTGTTCCTCAAAGTCCAATTGGTGTGTTGGATGCTAAATGCCTAAGTTACAGAAGTGATGATTCAGGAGCTGAGTCATGTGCAAATTCCACACCTAATAGCCCAGATACTAAGAGGAGAAAGATGAATAGAACCTATGCAGTGGACATAAAGGAATGGATAAATGAGTGA
- the LOC138903034 gene encoding uncharacterized protein: protein MASKSAFSQERLQISDYRASMRESLEKSVLFKDWIRSKKKRNFGLAESQPEDDETYEEMLAEFAEDAASPDNESGDDQATFPPPPTELRLNLDGLMKFVRDGIVINLEAALNSKIEELAAVGARHAQLEEKYMKTIEHNRLFSSTVRDLDISLKSARSARKNLSAESKAGVIDFDAEIAKARELELAAKSGLPSSSDAPSPSSSGSEFSGTEEESEDDDVEG, encoded by the exons ATGGCATCaaagagcgctttcagtcaagaaAGACTTCAAATcagtgattatagagcgtctatgagggagagcttggaaaaatcagtacttttcaaagATTGGATCCGctcgaaaaaaaaaagaaattttggacttgctgaatcacaaccagaggatgacgaaacttacgaagaaatgctagctgaattTGCTGAGGATGCTGCTTCGCCCGACAATGAAAgcggcgatgaccaagctacttttccaCCACCACCAACGGAACTTCGTCTGAACCTTGACGGacttatgaagtttgtaagagatggAAT agtgattaacttagaggcagccttgaactccaaaattgaagagcttgctgcAGTGGGAGCGAGACACGCCCAGTTGGAAGAGAAGTAcatgaaaactatcgagcataataggctctttagttcaactgttcgCGACCTTGATATCAgtctcaaatctgctaggtccgcccggaaaaacctttctgccgag tccaaagctggtgtcattgattttgatgccgaaattgctaaggcccgagaacttgagttagctgctaaaagtggaCTCCCATCGAGTTCTGATGCACCTAGTCCTTCTAGTTCCGGTTCCGAGTTttcgggaactgaagaagaatcggAGGATGATGATGTCGAAGGCTAA
- the LOC138903035 gene encoding uncharacterized protein: MADNTVNDMHNPEIRGDQPHSDDSIRSSANIIQWRVLEQAKLIGSIIPATKLLAGFNLASVTTREEILLLTNAERVMKTTLFEVVDGDMGYNIILRRPWLHEMKFVPSTYYQLLKFPTPEGIKQIRDDQPAAREMNAISVSSSKGREHVA, from the exons atggcagataacactgttaatgacatgcacaaccccgagattagaggggatcaacctcattcAGATGACTCAATCA ggagttcggctaatatcatacaatggagagtattggagcaagctaaactcatcggaagcattattccggccacaaagctcctcgccggattcaacctcgcaagtgtGACAACTCGGGAAGAAATTTTATTACTCACAAATGCTGaaagagtaatgaaaacaactcttttcgaagtggtagatggtgatatgggatacaacattaTTCTAAGaaggccatggttgcacgagatgaaattTGTACCATCAACATACtatcaattgctgaagtttccaacacCCGAGGGAATTAAGCAGATAAGGGATGACCAAccggcggcaagggagatgaatgcaatttcggtctccagtagcaaaggaagGGAACACGTGGCATAG